A genomic window from Plasmodium malariae genome assembly, chromosome: 10 includes:
- the PmUG01_10050700 gene encoding Plasmodium exported protein, unknown function: MEQNNKFIFFIKIYMFMFLYCICHFYYDKGRFIKFLRTKYGFDGKLDTRVYRLLGIYIEDIYPYVGDLELNIPYITKRKSEKLLTTDNEKWEKEKKEKLYKSLLYKEKLIKKLMKNKFTMLHKSYSYYEKKVLNGLNDKAFFKKMMLINDKDYKKLKRKKYALRLFFLLFLFLLVLMIPILDLSLSTSSNSFYLLTLLCKVLGYSSSSGSITALDGTDGATSSLLSSFCSNSSTIPLKVSSILMYCVPILIMGIMLILGIYFYYKNVIKYKKIKSLEAFNEW, from the exons ATGGAACAAAATAAcaagtttatattttttatcaaaatttatatgtttatgtttttatattgtatatgtCATTTTTACTATGACAAG ggtAGGTTTATCAAATTTTTGAGAACAAAGTATGGTTTTGATGGAAAATTAGATACACGAGTTTATCGATTATTAGGAATTTATATAGAAGATATTTATCCATATGTTGGAGATTTAGAATTAAATATAccatatattacaaaaagaaAGAGCGAAAAATTACTTACCActgataatgaaaaatgggaaaaagaaaaaaaagaaaaattatataaaagcttattatataaagaaaaattgataaagaaacttatgaaaaataaatttaccaTGTTACATAAATCATATTCatattacgaaaaaaaagtactGAATGGACTTAATGATAAagccttttttaaaaaaatgatgttaattaatgataaggattacaaaaaattaaagcgTAAAAAGTACGCATTACggctttttttccttttatttttattcttgttAGTATTAATGATACCTATATTAGATTTATCATTAAGTACTTCTAgcaattcattttatttattgacGTTATTATGTAAGGTATTAGGCTATAGCTCATCCTCTGGTTCGATTACTGCTTTAGATGGCACTGATGGTGCGACGTCCTCTTTATTGAGCTCTTTTTGTTCAAATAGTTCAACTATACCATTAAAAGTATCTAGTATTCTAATGTATTGTGTACCTATCTTAATAATGGGTATTATGCTTATACtaggaatttatttttattataaaaatgttataaaatacaaaaaaattaagtccTTGGAAGCGTTCAACGAATGGTAA
- the PmUG01_10050900 gene encoding PIR protein — MEMEKEEEVYENILKVLPSFKIYTELNKEENDGQYKNFCNNFNSIEEKYKDESIKLCKKVARNLGILSKVSNLKDFYNHCSYYKFWIYRELWKILNSMQNKDVDVLSAKFGNLQKSLSDYYNIRTCNYKLDHITLEELKEKSKEKHLYVYFTNYENIKSKDICNEVEYSKYKEYLTSILNLYNIKKKTCCNSRISVCPNYFLNCDEKLDPSKILDELNSKYNNCNDLKSITIETIAKESDTTISDPEFLNSIYFTNCPFKDKVNHSSCTLIRGYINPPSSEIANGNNSHQETHISSIVGADISRSSTYSAKLLSEKIRNKGGYNIPEEHDKLSLNRSTGNEFRWNFADGGLQCKSKSSETDKYGLCKYMEELVEDEFFIKREDSMGYKFKMGEKWSPEEIISSVRKKRQNISGRTVPLQLRDLRSAQTLNPSKILNTGIMSSYGEAFPGTNTESNILHNTFYRISMAFALVMGIIFIFFLYFKFTPFGSCLGKTKKKKKRYRTNFDELNTQRIPRRFIKRTYRNSNRRRFSVVNIEQ; from the exons ATGGAAATGgaaaaagaagaggaagtttat gaaaacattttaaaagttttacCTTCGTTTAAGATATATACTGAGTTGAATAAGGAGGAAAATGATGGAcagtataaaaatttttgtaataactTTAATTCtatagaagaaaaatacaaagaTGAATCTATTAAACTTTGTAAAAAAGTTGCAAGAAATTTAGGTATTCTGTCTAAAGTAAGTAATTTAAAAGATTTCTATAACCattgttcatattataaattctGGATATATCGAGAACTATGGAAAATTCTTAATAGTATGCAGAATAAAGATGTAGATGTTTTATCTGCTAAATTTGGTAATCTACAAAAGTCTCTAAGtgattattataacattCGTACTTGCAATTATAAATTAGATCATATAACATTAGAAGaattgaaagaaaaaagtaaagagaaacatttgtatgtatatttcacAAATTACGAGAACATAAAAAGTAAAGATATTTGTAATGAGGTCGaatatagtaaatataaagaataccTTACTTCCATccttaatttatataacataaaaaaaaagacttgTTGTAATTCTCGGATATCTGTGTGtccaaattattttttgaattgtGATGAAAAGTTAGATCCGAGTAAAATATTAGATGAATTAAATTCTAAATATAACAACTGTAATGATCTAAAAAGTATTACAATTGAGACCATTGCTAAGGAATCTGATACGACGATATCTGATCCTGAATTTTTGaattcaatttattttactaattGTCCTTTTAAGGATAAAGTGAACCATTCTTCGTGTACATTAATTAGAGGATACATCAACCCCCCTAGTAGTGAAATTGCAAATGGTAATAATTCCCATCAAGAGACACATATAAGTTCTATTGTGGGAGCTGATATTTCAAGATCTAGTACATATTCAGCAAAACTTCTATctgaaaaaattagaaacaAAGGAGGTTATAATATTCCAGAAGAACACGATAAATTGTCATTGAATCGAAGCACAGGTAATGAATTTAGATGGAATTTTGCAGATGGAGGACTACAGTGTAAGTCTAAATCATCAGAGACAGATAAATATGGGctgtgtaaatatatggaGGAATTGGTTGAAgatgaattttttataaaaagagaagatTCTATGGGTTACAAGTTTAAGATGGGAGAAAAATGGTCCCCCGAAGAAATAATAAGCTCAGTTAGGAAAAAGAGGCAGAATATATCAGGAAGAACTGTACCATTACAATTAAGAGATTTAAGAAGCGCACAAACTTTAAACCCTAGCAAAATACTCAATACTGGAATTATGAGTTCATATGGAGAAGCGTTTCCTGGAACAAATACTGAATCTAATATATTGCATAATACTTTTTACCGTATTTCTATGGCATTTGCTTTGGTGATGggaataatatttatctttttcctttattttaaa tTTACTCCCTTCGGATCATGTCTAGGTAAAactaaaaagaagaaaaaaagatatagaaCTAATTTTGATGAATTAAATACGCAAAGAATACCAAGGAGATTCATAAAACGTACTTATAGAAATTCTAACAGGAGGAGATTTAGTGTAGTAAATATAGAACAATAA
- the PmUG01_10050800 gene encoding fam-l protein gives MMEQKIMFLFIKISTFMLLPWMCHFYNYMSHFNKNSNKKYDIHRKLITRNYRLLTEYDQDKNSCVAYIKEEMPNNKMKKKKYISNNNKGTNGKHKHSCRCSLYNEEYGKNVEKNNIGVPKTKKYFDFEKKIFKELEYENYLKNIKTIEHKEYKKMAHKKRRILIALFLLFILVLILPILDLSLEKFRGGGLLGLLNLVYPKTSTGGAVSTDLEGVLATSLSAGGWNSIKIMFISPILIYCIPFLIFVVIFILGMVYYYKKVIKYENAKFRK, from the exons ATgatggaacaaaaaattatgtttttatttattaaaatttcaaCTTTTATGCTTTTGCCTTGGATGTGTCACTTTTACAATTACAtg agccattttaataaaaattcgaataaaaaatacgatATTCATCGAAAATTAATTACAAGAAATTATCGGTTATTAACAGAATATGATCAGGATAAGAATTCATGTGttgcatatataaaagaagaaatgccaaacaataaaatgaaaaagaaaaaatatatatctaataataataaaggaaCAAATGGAAAACACAAACATTCATGTAGATGCTCGTTATATAATGAGGAATACGGTAAAAATGttgagaaaaataatattggtGTAcctaaaacaaaaaaatattttgattttgaaaaaaaaatatttaaagaactagaatatgaaaattacCTTAAAAACATCAAGACAATTGAACataaggaatataaaaaaatggcaCATAAAAAACGCAGAATACTaattgctttatttttgttatttatctTGGTGTTGATATTACCCATATTAGATCTTTCATTGGAGAAATTTAGAGGGGGTGGTTTGTTGGGTTTATTAAACTTAGTATACCCAAAGACATCTACAGGAGGTGCTGTTAGTACTGATTTAGAAGGGGTTTTGGCTACATCATTAAGCGCGGGTGGATGgaattcaataaaaataatgtttatatCACCCATATTGATTTATTGCATACCTTTCCTTATATTTGTtgtcatatttatattagggatggtttattactataaaaaagttataaaatatgaaaatgcGAAGTTCAGAAAATGA